The sequence below is a genomic window from Fibrobacter sp..
TCTCTCTTTCGAGCACCTCTTTGGCCGTTTGTACCGCGATTGCCCCGGATGCGCATGCACTGGATACCACCATTATTCTTGAAGGTCTTATACCCAGAAGTTTGGCAACTTTTCTGGCCTGATGATCTAAAAGTGCCTGGGGAATATCTGTGCCTTTTTCAATCGGACCTATATCTCCTTTTGCAGCAGCATAAATAAAGAGAACACCGGGGCCCTCCGGAAGTTTTCCGCAAAGTGATTTGAGCGCATGCACAGATCCGCTCAGTGTTGCCCAGGAGCGGTCTGGAAAAGGTGCGCATACAGTATCGATATCAAAAAAAGGTCCCTTACAGATTGCAGATTTCCCGCTGAGGATCGATTCGCTGGCGGGTTTGAGAGTCCCTGAAGCACACAGAATCTCATTCTTCTGTAAAACTACTGCTTTGTCCAATTCTTCAATACCACCTTATCCAGAGAAGAAACATTTTGACCGGCTCCGGAATTTGTGTTGTGAAATCTGTTCTCATGATGTTTAGCCACTCAAAGAGAAATGGTTAATCCATGGAGAGTTGAAAAATACAATATGACCACGTTTATAGTAATTCTGCAGGCTTATGGCGCATCTTGATTAATCCCTTAAATCCCCAAACTAACTCTGAAATGGATGCCTGCATATTTATTGTTATAGATCGTATTATTGTTTTTCCTTCACCAGGGCTGTGAGAACAGGTATTTTTCAATATCAGGCTCCGGTTTTGTCTTTCGGCTTTTGTAATTCAGGCCTGCATTTGCCCCGGAGAGATCTCCTGATATAGATTTCCAAGCCATCTGCGCTGCTGGTGGTAGCGTTTTAAAGGAAGGGCCACGATGAGTATCCGCAATGAAGTAACTCAGAGAATAGAACCGGTCATTGTCCGGAAAACAGGTATTCCAGTACAGGTTTCAACCTACTATGGTGAGAATACTTTCAGTGAAATGACTATGAAGAGAATGATTTCTGAGGAGACTTTCGAATCTTTTAAGCGCTGGCAGGAGGAAGGCACCGTAATCACCATGGCTCAGGCCGATGAGATTGCGCATGCAATGAAAGAGTGGTCTATCTCAAAAGGCGCAACATCTTACACCCACTGGTTTCAGCCTATGACAGGCCTGACTGCAGAAAAACACGATTCCTTTATCAGTCTTAGCAATGACGGAAATGTAATCGAGAAATTTACTGGCAGTAAACTAATTCAGGGAGAACCCGATGCATCATCTTTCCCATCGGGAGGAATTCGGGCGACTTTCGAAGCCAGAGGCTATACTGCCTGGGATCCATCTTCTCCGGCTTTCATCACCTCGGTTGACAGCGGTAAAATCCTCTGTATACCATCTATATTCATATCCTACACAGGTGATGCGCTCGATAAGAAACTGCCGCTGCTTCGCAGTGATGCCGCATTGAATAAAGCCTGTCTGAATCTTCTTCGCCTTTTCGGCCGCACAGATGTAACAAGTGTGGTCCCCACATGCGGAGCTGAGCAGGAATACTTTCTTATCGATGAGGCTTATTACCGCATGAGGCCCGATCTTATGCTCACTGGGCGCACTCTTATAGGAGCAGCTTCTCCGAAAGGTCAGCAGCTTGAAGATCAGTATTTCGGTTCCATAAAAGAACGTGTGCTCAACTACATGCATGAGGTCGCGGAGGAAGCCTACAGGCTCGGTATCCCGGTAACAACCAGACACAATGAAGTAGCACCTCATCAGTTCGAGTTTGCTCCTGTCTTTGAGCGCTCCAACCTCGCTGCAGATCATAACCAGCTACTGATGGATATCATGAAGAAGATTGCGCGCAGGCATGGTCTGGTTTGTCTGCTGCATGAGAAACCTTTTGCAGGTGTAAATGGCAGCGGAAAACACCTGAACTGGTCTGTTGCGGATGACAAAGGAAACAATCTGCTTAATCCCGGAGACACACCTGAGGGGAATCTCCTCTTTTTAACAATGCTCAGCGCTGTGATTCATGCTGCTTTCAAACACTCCGGCCTGCTGCGCGCAGCCGTGGCCAGTGCCGGCAATGAACACAGACTTGGCGCCAATGAAGCGCCGCCGGCAATTGTAAGTATCTATCTCGGCGAACAACTGACAAAAATTGTCAATATGCTTGAGAGCGGTAAGATGGAAAAGGCTTCCAGGCAGGATCTTATCGATCTTGGTGTCAAACTTTTACCCAAATTTATCCGTGATACAACAGACCGTAACCGGACATCACCCTTTGCCTTTACAGGTGCAAAGTTCGAGTTCAGGGCTCTTGGAAGTTCCATGAATATCTCCACCTCCATAGCCATCATAAACACCATCGTAGCGGACTCGGTAAGTATTATTACAGAACAGATTAAAGCCGAACTCTCTTCCGGTAAAGATTTCAATAAAACCGTTCTGAAAGTACTCTCCGGGATTATTAAAGAATCAAAGCCGATACTTTTTGAAGGTAATAACTACTCAGATGAATGGGTAAAAGAGGCGGAAAAACGCGGGCTGCCAAATATCGCATCCTCAGCTGAGGCATTGAAGGCTTTTATCAGTCCCGATACTGTGGAGCTTTTTAAGAAGCATAATGTTTTCTCCAGCGTTGAACTGCAGTCAAGATATACGATCTGGCTGGAAATGTATGAGAAGGTAGTGGAAATTGAGGCTCGTACTCTTCTGGAGATGGTAAACACTCTTGTACTTCCTACGGCCTATCAATATCAAGCCGATATGGCAGACGGCCTGAATCTTCTCAAGGATCTCTCCGATTCAGGTTCGGTTAAATTTGTGGACGGGGCACTTGATGACAGAAAAGAAGCACTCGCCAAGTTGACTGCCGATATTTATTACATCCGTAAAAATATCAGGGAATTGGAAAGAATTCTGGAAAAGACCAGTTCCATGGATCTGGAATCCAGAGCAGCCTGTTACTTCTCTGAACTCAAACCTCACATGGAACATATCCGGCGCCATGTTGATGCACTGGAGAATGCGATGCCCGACTCATCCTGGCTGCTTCCAAAATACAGGGAAATGCTTTTTATCAGTTGAATGTATTAACCAGAATTCTCCGGGTCTATTAAAAAATGAATGTTGAAAACGAACATCCGGTAAAATGCAGGCATTTTGCCGAATGCGGCGGATGTTCCCTTCTGAATCTCTCCTGCAAAGAGCAGCTTGCGCGAAAAGCGAAGATGCTCAATAAGATATTTCCTGAATTCACAAATAATATAATCCCCAGTCCTGAGTCCTTTTACTACAGGCACAAAGTTCAGCTTCCCTTCGGAACTGCTGCAGGAAAAACTGTGTTAGGCTGTTTCACGCGTGATTCGCACAGGGTAATAGATCAGAAGGAATGTTATATTCAGGACAGGGATCTTACAGCAGTTGCCTTTGCGATCAGGGAATGGGCATGGAAATACAATCTTACCCCCTATAATGAGAAAAACAATACAGGGTTTCTGCGTCACATTCTTCTCAGAAAAGGCAAAGATACAGGAGAAATCTTAATCGGACTGGTTACCAATGGCAAAAGACCGGCAGGATCACGTTTCCTTTCAAGAAAACTTCTTGAACTTATCAGCGGTCGCCTGAGCCCGTCAGCAGAGATCGTCGGAATTGTTCAAAATGTAAACATGCGCAGAACTAACGTTGTGCTGGGTGAAGAGGAACACACATGGTGGGGGAGACCTTTTCTGAAGGAGAAACTGGGACAGTTAAAATTCAAACTTGGAATCTCCACATTCTTTCAGGTAAACCCGTTTCAGACCCCGAATCTTTATAACGAGGTACTGAAATGGATTCCGGAGAAATCAGACGTACTTGACATTTACAGTGGAACGGGTAGTATCTCTCTCTGGGTGTCATCCCGGGCATCGACTGTACTTGGAATAGAGGAAAACAGGGCCTCCGTTAATGCAGCCAAAGCAGCAGCCTCTCTGAACGGGATAAGAAATGTCAAATTCCTGGCAGGTGATGCCTCTGTGCTTTTCTCTGATATATCCGGAGCGGATTACACAGTTGCGATTGTGGATCCGCCCAGAAAAGGCCTTGAACAGCAAATGCTTGAGGAAATTAAAAAATCAGGACTTAAACGTCTGATATATGTTTCCTGTAACCCGGAATCGCTCGCCTCTGATATTGAGCACATTAAGCCGCAATTCCGGCTCATATCTATCCAGGGATTTGATATGTTCCCCAACACATCCCATATTGAATGTGTTGTAGTTCTGGATAGAGACCAGATGTAATCACCGACTTTATACGCTTTTTTCGATCTTTGATGTTATCTCTGAAAGAGTCTCCGGGGCCGGAATGTATTTGCAGCGTATCTTTTCAAGCATTTCAAATCCGCACATCTTCAGACCCTCATCCACCTGATCGATACTCTGTCCTCCCCAGCCATAAGAGCCGAATGCAAGCCCGGTTCTTTCTTTGGGAGAAAGTGCCCGAAGGTATGTCAGAAAAGCGGAAACTGACGGCAGCATGTTCGAGTTCAGAGTGGATGAACCGACACATATATATTTGGCCTCAACAACATCGGTCATAATATCGGAAATGTGGCTCTCCTTAAGGTTGAACATCTTGACTTTAATGTCGCGGTTTTCGAAACCATCACTTATTGCTTCCGCTATCATGGCAGTTGACTTCCACATCGTATCATAAATGATAAGAGCCCGTTTCTCTGTCTGGTTGTAGGCCCATTTGCTGTACTTGCTGACGATCTTCCCGATGTATGAACGCCAGATAAGTCCGTGGCTGGGAGCGATTGTATTAATTTCCAGGTGTGATGCTGCCTCAAGTTCCTTCTGTACCTGGGAATTATAGGAGAGCACTATATTCCCGTAATACTTCTGTGCCTCCTCGATCACAATCGCTTCACCAACTTCATCATCAAACCGCTCCGTTGTAGCAATATGCTGTCCGAAAGAATCGTTCGAGAAGAGAATTTTTTCCTCGGGACAGTAGCAGACCATATTGTCAGGCCAGTGGATCATGGGGGTAAGGATAAACTGGAGCGTATGCTTGCCAAGTTTTACGGAATCACCAGTTTTCACAACTGAGAAATTCCAGTCCTTGCGGTAGTGATCCCTGAGACCTTTCTCACCGTTAGGTGATGTGATCAGTCTGGCTTCAGGAATCAAATCCATGAGACGTGGTAGTCCGCCGGAATGATCCATTTCGACATGATTGGATATAATGGTGTTAATTTTTGCCGGGTCGATTACAGACGAGATCCTCGAGATCATCTCATCATAGAGATAATGCTTTACAGTGTCAATAAGCGTAATGTTATCATCAATTATCAAATAAGCGTTGTAGGTGGAACCCCTGGGGGTGAGATAGCCATGGAAGTTTCTTAAATCCCAGTCGATTCCTCCGACCCAGTAGATATTTTCCGTCAATCTCACTGCTTTCATGTTTCTCTCCTCACTCTAACCCTGATTATCCTTTATCTATTTGAATATTACCTGTTTTCGTTTATGACCGATAATCTGTTCTGCGCCCTTCAGGATCAGTAAAACAAGGAAAACCCACAGTAGAACCGTACTCACTCTGTGAAACCGGCTTGTTTTCTTCCGGGGAATATCTTCACGGGTAAAATCCTTTTCACTTGAGTCGATATTCTGCTTTGTCCGCCTGATCACCTTTTCAGAAAGGATACTGTCAACGTCCTGGAAAGCAGGTTCACCTTTTTCCGATTTCATGCCATGCTCCCCTGCTGTCTGTAATTTGAAAACCTTTCCCTTGCTTCGTCACTTAACCTCTTCTTACGCTTCTCCATGACCTTTTCCCAGATCTCTTCCTCATTCAAATCGAATAGCTCGTGTACAAGTTTAAGATAATAGGCGGCTCCCTTTGAGTAAAGCCTGTGCAGGAATAAGATCTTGCCCTCAGTCACCACTTCATCAAAGACCTGATCCAGAGGTATTGGTGTACTGGTGACCCTCCCGGGAAAAAGTCTCTTTAGTGCTTCTATAAAAGAGTTTTGTCTTATTGTGTTTTTGTAGAAATTGGGAATTATCCGTGTAATCTTTCCACCCTCAGGATATCTCGACTTAATTGTCTGCTCCATCTCAAGTAGCCCATCGACAGCAAACTGTTTCAATTCTGTCGGGACAAATATTTCGTGAGAAGCTATAATGGCTGATTCCTGCAGTTTCCCGATTCCTGGAGCGTTGTCGATAATAAGATAATCATAAAATCTCTCGAGCCTGCAGGCATCGAGGCATTGTTTCAATCTTCCTGTATCATTGACATCTGCATCACAGAGATCTCTGCATGATGTGATAAGATGAAGGCTTTCAAGCTCGGTTTTGACTATGGAACGGAGGAACTGTGCAGGAGCTCCTTCTTTATCAGATAAGTAAACATCACGGATACACGGTGACTTGACTCCTACACAAAAGAGCGAGGAGAGATTGTGCTGACTGTCATTATCAGCTGCAAGCACCCTGAATCCAAGAAGTGAAAGTGCCTGTGCGACTGATCCGGTGAAAGTGGTTTTGCCTACACCGCCTTTGTGGTTAAGAACCGAGATGATTTTCATAAATTTACCTCACTGTAATTTCTAACCCTGATTATCCGGAACCTTACTCCATAGTTTGTCAAGACCAAATTCTCTGCCTGCTTTAGATAAAAGGCTAAGATCCTCCACTGTTTTCAGCACCCTGTACATGTTCGGCTCCACAGTGAGTATCACCGGATTTCCGGCAAGAGGGAAAATGTCTGTTGCCGCGTAGCCGATTTTCGGGGAGCGGGGGAGTTCAGGCAGTATTTCCTTGGGCGGTGTAGCATAATCAGGAAGATCGCTTTTTTTCAAAAGCTCAGAATCGAAAGCGTAAAATCCTGTATTAAAAGGCAGATAATATTCCCCTGAATTGTCTTTTATTTGCCGTGTCTCCTCATTTCTGACTTCCTGTTCAAGAATTATCGTTGAGTCATGATCATTTCTTGTAAGTGTCACAAAAGTTCCAAACGGATCTTTTTCCGGAAATTCCTTTCTCAGAATGCCGACACCAAGACAATCATGTCCCTCAAGGGCACTGGCCATCGCAGGAAGGAGGCTCTGGTGATAGAGCGCGGTAGCCTGAACAACAATAATTTTCCTGCAGCCCAGTTTCTCAAGCCATTCCAGGGGGGATACACCTGAAGATTCTGAGGTTTGCTTAAGTTTCATCAGTGGCCCCCCGGTCTCATCAGGCTGGGTTACAGGCTGGGGTGAACCATCATCAGTGATAATGAACGCGGCTTTCTCATCATTTGTAAAATGGATCCGTTCATCCTGCTGAACAGTGATAATATTGCGTAATCCAAAATTATTATTTGCTTTCAGGATCTCTGGAATTACTCTGGCTGTTACCGAGTTCTCAGGTCCGGTAGTGACTATTACAGGGATGTCAATTCCGGATTCTGAGCAGAGGTGTGATATCATGGTAAGATTTATCTGAAGCGTACCCGAATTGTCTGGAAAGCCGGGAACAGGGTAGGTGGCTTTAGTAAAATCCTTTAATATAGAAGGGGAGATACCCTGTTTGAGAAGGCTTAACCTCAGACGCTCTCCCTCTCCGCCGGCTGTAAAGACAACCGCAAATCCCCTGAGTGCATCGATTGTGCGTTTTATTTTATTGATCTTGATAAAATGCGGGAAACACTGTGATGCATCTCTGAGCATTTCACGCGATTTGGCCATGTTTAGCAATGCATTACGCCTTTTTTCGATCTGGCTCTTAAAAATTGCGCATGGAAAACTCAGGTTCATTTTTTCCAGGAGAGTTTTTTGCTGCTGAGAGGATAATGAATCAAATCCGTGGATATGTTTGTGTAAACTTTCAAGATCCCAGTTTCTCATAATATTCTCCTGATTACCCTTTTTTCCTAAAAATACTAGCGGGAATGACTTTACGTGAAAGTAGATGAAATCCTCAGATGTTATTAAAAAACTACTACTTGCAACTGTTATCACTTAAATTAATCTTTTGTGAGCAGCAAGGAGCAGATATGGGTGAAAAACCGAAATTGGATTCCTCCCTGAAAACCTTGGTACCCTCTCTCAGTATTATTCTTCCCGTTCATCAACCCGATAACTCTATGATGCCTTTTGTGCATGCATTGAAATTAGCCTATGCATCAAAAGGTGAACTGGAAATAGTCGATGTAAGAAGGGAAGAGGAAGCAATTGAGCATATTGGGGTCAGAGATCTGCTGGAAAAGTGGGGAATTCTCCCGGGCAGTTCCAGTCGAAGCGATGTCGGGGAGATAGGACTCCGAATTAAAAAAATCGTTAAAACAGGAAATAAGAAAGCTGAAATTATAAAAAGACTGAAACGGCATTCCCATGATATACTGGTTATAGGAACCCAGTCCTCCTCGCGCATAGGTACACTATTGGGAAGAAACCTGGCTGAATATCTGGCTGTTTATTTCAGACGTATCACTCTTTTCATTCCCTCCGGAGCTAGGCCTTTCGTTGATATGGGGACCGGAAATGTAAATCTGCGGAACATTGTCATTCCAGTTGAAAGTCCCTCGTTTTTTTCCCTGATGACAGCACAGTTAAAGAAAATTCTATCACTCTTTCCTGAATCGAACCCCAGAATCATCGGATTGAAATGTGGAAACTGTTTCCCTGAACCGGATCCTTCTCTTCTTGAAAACATTCACTGGGAAACTGAACTGCATCGTGAATCCATGGCTCATTCTATACTGAGCAGTGCCAGAAAACACAGTGCCGATCTGATAGTTATGGCAGATAATGGAAGACACACTCTTCTTCAGAAATTGATTGGAAATAATACTGAGCAGGTACTCAGGTATTCGGAATGTCCAGTGTTATCTGTGTCTGTGCAGGAAAATTAAATCTGAGAAGCTGAATGCTTTGTAAATAGGAAACCTGTGGACTGCCTGAAATTATAAAGGCAGCAGCATCTTTACATGCTGCTGCCTCAGTCTCAGTAAGTGATATAATCAGCCAAGCAGTGACAGGACACTTTGTGGAACCATGTTTGATTGTGCAAGCATGGCTGTGCCTGACTGTAACAGTATCTGATTCCTTGTAAACCTTGTAGTCTCGTTTGCAAAGTTTACATCTCTGATCATTGATTCTGCAGACTGCTGGTTTGTTTCACTTACCATCAGGTTGTTTATAGCATGTTCGAGCCTGTTGATATATGCACCGATTTTGGCTCTGGAACTGTTCACGCTGTCCATAGCTGTATCGATATAGGATATGGCACTTGCAGCGTTACTTTGAGTTGTAAGGCTCGCAGTGTTAAGATTGGAGTTCAGACTGCTTACAGTCATTGTTTCCAGTGTGACTGTAATACTGTCAACTCCGGCTGTAGAGTCGGAATCGATCCAGAATGAAGTGTTTGTTGATGCTCCGGACAAACCAAACCGGCTGGCACTGCTGGATATCAGTTCCATACCGTTATAGTTTGTAACTGCAGAGATCCTGTCAATCTCTTTCCGAAGAGCATCAAACTCCTGGTTGGCGTAATTCCGTTCTGTGGATGTCAGTGTGTCGTTGGCTGCCTGGATTGCCAGTTCACGCATCCTCTGAAGAATCTCAGAAATCTCGTTTGTCGCCCCTTCAGCGATCTGCAGAAGTGCTGTTCCATCCAACGCATTACGCTGAGCCTGTGCTGCACCACGGACCTGTGCCCGTAAATTCTCGGAAATCGCCAGACCTGCTGCATCATCACTTGCTCTGTTGATCCGTAAACCTGTGGAGAGTTTTTCCAGAGACTTGCTCAGATCCCTGTTTGTTTTTACAAGGGCACCCTGGGTGTACATTGAATTGATGTTATGATTGATACGCATTTAGAACCTCCCTGTATTTTGATGATTAGACCCGATCAACAATCCTTGTTGACCTTATTACCTTGAACTTCCGGTTTTCAGCTCTGTTTTGCCTCCTTTCTCAGAGCAGGGAGATTCAGGATTTGCCGTTTCCCCTCCCTGCAGATTCATTTTCTCCTAAAATATTTATCGGTTGGTTTCAAAGAGCACTTTAGCTTTTTTTTTAAAGTTTTTTTTGAGGGCAGGAACAGGGGGTACTTTTTGGGCCGGAATAGGTTTTGGTTTCGATTACATTACAGGCCTGCATTTAAGTTCCAATATCCGATGCCGGACACGATAAGAAGGCTTGAGATGTGACCCGGGCTTTAATTTTTGCGGGAACTGTTGTTCTTGTCAGCTCTTACTTGTTTGAAAAAAGAGGACATCATTTGTGCGCACTCATATTCCATGATTCCGCTGATTACCTCAGGGAAGTAGCCAAATGAGCGTTCTATTTGCTGACGGTAGTAATGTGATTGGATGGCTCCGGTGCGTGGTTCTCCGGTCCCGTATACAATGGTTTTTATCCTGGAAAGTACCAGTGCCCCAAGGCACATCAGGCAGGGTTCGGCAGTGACATATATTGTGCAATCAGAGAGTCTCCAGGTTGAGAGTTTTGAAGAGGCGGCGCTGATGGCGATGATTTCGGCATGAGCGGTTGCATCAGAAAGGCTCTCAACCCTGTTGTAGCCTCTACCTATTATGTTGCCGTCTTTCTCGATGACTGCTCCGACAGGTACTTCCCCTTCATCAAAGGCTCTCATGGCTTCCTGGTAAGCACGGTTCATAAAAATATTGTGGTTCATTAATAATCTGCTCCTGTCTCCGTAAAATTATATCGCCCCGTAATAAACAGGCTAAAACAGTATATTCTTGTGCAATTATCAGTCCGAAACGTATCTTTAATAGATTTTCGGGCATTTTTTTCTCACATGCTCAAAATAAGATATTGTTGATTAATTATGTTTGAAGAACTTACCAATAGATTTGACGCCATTTTCAAGAAGCTCCGTGGACGCGGTAAGCTTAATGAGGAAAACATCGCCGAGGCTGTGCGTGATGTCAAGAGGGCACTGCTGGAGGCTGATGTCAATTATCGTGTAGTTAAGAAGTTCAGCGCGGCTGTTCAGGAGAAGGCTCTTGGAAGTGATGTTTTACAGAGCATTACACCCGGACAGCAGTTCGTTAAACTTGTCTATGATGAACTTGCTTCTCTTATGGGTGGTTCTGCCCGTCAAATTAAGCTGCACACAAACAGGCTTAATATAATCGTTGTAGCTGGTCTTCAGGGATCTGGTAAAACCACTGCCTGCGCTAAAATGGCACTACATTTCAGGAAAAAAGGTCATCGCCCGATGATGGTTGCCTGTGATACTTACAGGCCTGCGGCAGTTGATCAGCTCCAGACTCTTGGGAAATCTTTAGGTGTTCCTGTTTACTCAGAAAAATCATCAAGGCCTGTAGAGATAGCAGCTAATGCCATAAAGCAGGCCGAAGCTGAAAACATCTCTCTTCTTATTATTGACACGGCCGGACGGCTCCATATCGACGAAGAGATGATGGCGGAACTGAAAGAGATCTGTTCTCTTTCCAAACCCGATGAGATCTTTTTTGTGGCTGATGCCATGACTGGGCAGGATGCGGTGAATGTGGCCCAGCAGTTTCACCAGGAGATTAAATTTACAGGGGTGATCCTCACAAAGCTCGATGGTGATGCTCGCGGGGGTGCCGCACTGTCAATTCTTGATATTACCGGTGTACCGGTTCTGTTCGTGGGTGTGGGTGAGAAACCCGATGCTTTTGAGGTATTCCATCCCGAAAGAATGGTTTCCAGAATTCTCGGAATGGGTGATATTGTCTCTCTTGTGGAAAGAGCACAGGAGACAGTTGATATCGAAAAAAGCAGGAAACTCGAAAAGAAAATACGGAAAAACAACTTTACACTTCAGGATTTCCTCGATCAGTTAAGACAGATAAAGAAGATGGGCCCCCTCAGTGACCTTCTGGCTATGATTCCCGGAATAGGCGGAGCTCTTAAAAATACTGAGGTGGATAATGGAGCGATGAACAAAATCGAGGCGATTATCTGCTCCATGACCATGTTAGAGCGTGAAAAACCGCAGTTGATTGATGGCAGCAGGAAGCGCAGAATAGCATCAGGGAGCGGTACCACAGTTCAGGATGTAAATAAACTGCTCAAGCAGTTTGATTCGATGAAACAGATGATGAAAAGGATGAATAAGATTGCAGGAAAACGGGGACAGGCTGCGGCTTTCAGAAGTCTGTCTCCTTTTTAAAATAGATAACAATTAACCTGGT
It includes:
- a CDS encoding ParA family protein yields the protein MKIISVLNHKGGVGKTTFTGSVAQALSLLGFRVLAADNDSQHNLSSLFCVGVKSPCIRDVYLSDKEGAPAQFLRSIVKTELESLHLITSCRDLCDADVNDTGRLKQCLDACRLERFYDYLIIDNAPGIGKLQESAIIASHEIFVPTELKQFAVDGLLEMEQTIKSRYPEGGKITRIIPNFYKNTIRQNSFIEALKRLFPGRVTSTPIPLDQVFDEVVTEGKILFLHRLYSKGAAYYLKLVHELFDLNEEEIWEKVMEKRKKRLSDEARERFSNYRQQGSMA
- a CDS encoding flagellin; the protein is MRINHNINSMYTQGALVKTNRDLSKSLEKLSTGLRINRASDDAAGLAISENLRAQVRGAAQAQRNALDGTALLQIAEGATNEISEILQRMRELAIQAANDTLTSTERNYANQEFDALRKEIDRISAVTNYNGMELISSSASRFGLSGASTNTSFWIDSDSTAGVDSITVTLETMTVSSLNSNLNTASLTTQSNAASAISYIDTAMDSVNSSRAKIGAYINRLEHAINNLMVSETNQQSAESMIRDVNFANETTRFTRNQILLQSGTAMLAQSNMVPQSVLSLLG
- a CDS encoding universal stress protein, which gives rise to MGEKPKLDSSLKTLVPSLSIILPVHQPDNSMMPFVHALKLAYASKGELEIVDVRREEEAIEHIGVRDLLEKWGILPGSSSRSDVGEIGLRIKKIVKTGNKKAEIIKRLKRHSHDILVIGTQSSSRIGTLLGRNLAEYLAVYFRRITLFIPSGARPFVDMGTGNVNLRNIVIPVESPSFFSLMTAQLKKILSLFPESNPRIIGLKCGNCFPEPDPSLLENIHWETELHRESMAHSILSSARKHSADLIVMADNGRHTLLQKLIGNNTEQVLRYSECPVLSVSVQEN
- the ffh gene encoding signal recognition particle protein, whose translation is MFEELTNRFDAIFKKLRGRGKLNEENIAEAVRDVKRALLEADVNYRVVKKFSAAVQEKALGSDVLQSITPGQQFVKLVYDELASLMGGSARQIKLHTNRLNIIVVAGLQGSGKTTACAKMALHFRKKGHRPMMVACDTYRPAAVDQLQTLGKSLGVPVYSEKSSRPVEIAANAIKQAEAENISLLIIDTAGRLHIDEEMMAELKEICSLSKPDEIFFVADAMTGQDAVNVAQQFHQEIKFTGVILTKLDGDARGGAALSILDITGVPVLFVGVGEKPDAFEVFHPERMVSRILGMGDIVSLVERAQETVDIEKSRKLEKKIRKNNFTLQDFLDQLRQIKKMGPLSDLLAMIPGIGGALKNTEVDNGAMNKIEAIICSMTMLEREKPQLIDGSRKRRIASGSGTTVQDVNKLLKQFDSMKQMMKRMNKIAGKRGQAAAFRSLSPF
- a CDS encoding FprA family A-type flavoprotein, with translation MKAVRLTENIYWVGGIDWDLRNFHGYLTPRGSTYNAYLIIDDNITLIDTVKHYLYDEMISRISSVIDPAKINTIISNHVEMDHSGGLPRLMDLIPEARLITSPNGEKGLRDHYRKDWNFSVVKTGDSVKLGKHTLQFILTPMIHWPDNMVCYCPEEKILFSNDSFGQHIATTERFDDEVGEAIVIEEAQKYYGNIVLSYNSQVQKELEAASHLEINTIAPSHGLIWRSYIGKIVSKYSKWAYNQTEKRALIIYDTMWKSTAMIAEAISDGFENRDIKVKMFNLKESHISDIMTDVVEAKYICVGSSTLNSNMLPSVSAFLTYLRALSPKERTGLAFGSYGWGGQSIDQVDEGLKMCGFEMLEKIRCKYIPAPETLSEITSKIEKSV
- the rlmD gene encoding 23S rRNA (uracil(1939)-C(5))-methyltransferase RlmD, which gives rise to MNVENEHPVKCRHFAECGGCSLLNLSCKEQLARKAKMLNKIFPEFTNNIIPSPESFYYRHKVQLPFGTAAGKTVLGCFTRDSHRVIDQKECYIQDRDLTAVAFAIREWAWKYNLTPYNEKNNTGFLRHILLRKGKDTGEILIGLVTNGKRPAGSRFLSRKLLELISGRLSPSAEIVGIVQNVNMRRTNVVLGEEEHTWWGRPFLKEKLGQLKFKLGISTFFQVNPFQTPNLYNEVLKWIPEKSDVLDIYSGTGSISLWVSSRASTVLGIEENRASVNAAKAAASLNGIRNVKFLAGDASVLFSDISGADYTVAIVDPPRKGLEQQMLEEIKKSGLKRLIYVSCNPESLASDIEHIKPQFRLISIQGFDMFPNTSHIECVVVLDRDQM
- a CDS encoding glutamine synthetase type III, whose protein sequence is MSIRNEVTQRIEPVIVRKTGIPVQVSTYYGENTFSEMTMKRMISEETFESFKRWQEEGTVITMAQADEIAHAMKEWSISKGATSYTHWFQPMTGLTAEKHDSFISLSNDGNVIEKFTGSKLIQGEPDASSFPSGGIRATFEARGYTAWDPSSPAFITSVDSGKILCIPSIFISYTGDALDKKLPLLRSDAALNKACLNLLRLFGRTDVTSVVPTCGAEQEYFLIDEAYYRMRPDLMLTGRTLIGAASPKGQQLEDQYFGSIKERVLNYMHEVAEEAYRLGIPVTTRHNEVAPHQFEFAPVFERSNLAADHNQLLMDIMKKIARRHGLVCLLHEKPFAGVNGSGKHLNWSVADDKGNNLLNPGDTPEGNLLFLTMLSAVIHAAFKHSGLLRAAVASAGNEHRLGANEAPPAIVSIYLGEQLTKIVNMLESGKMEKASRQDLIDLGVKLLPKFIRDTTDRNRTSPFAFTGAKFEFRALGSSMNISTSIAIINTIVADSVSIITEQIKAELSSGKDFNKTVLKVLSGIIKESKPILFEGNNYSDEWVKEAEKRGLPNIASSAEALKAFISPDTVELFKKHNVFSSVELQSRYTIWLEMYEKVVEIEARTLLEMVNTLVLPTAYQYQADMADGLNLLKDLSDSGSVKFVDGALDDRKEALAKLTADIYYIRKNIRELERILEKTSSMDLESRAACYFSELKPHMEHIRRHVDALENAMPDSSWLLPKYREMLFIS
- a CDS encoding nucleoside deaminase; its protein translation is MNHNIFMNRAYQEAMRAFDEGEVPVGAVIEKDGNIIGRGYNRVESLSDATAHAEIIAISAASSKLSTWRLSDCTIYVTAEPCLMCLGALVLSRIKTIVYGTGEPRTGAIQSHYYRQQIERSFGYFPEVISGIMEYECAQMMSSFFKQVRADKNNSSRKN